In Paenibacillus sp. 1781tsa1, one DNA window encodes the following:
- a CDS encoding spore coat protein, whose amino-acid sequence MHPYPIFDEQLDEAIDSHEKISNYMVQHGLYHPYHIPELIQLDLKNIQTAMNIQS is encoded by the coding sequence GTGCACCCGTATCCAATATTTGATGAACAGCTCGATGAAGCCATAGACTCTCATGAAAAAATATCAAATTACATGGTGCAGCATGGTTTATACCACCCTTACCATATTCCTGAACTAATTCAGCTCGATCTGAAAAACATTCAGACTGCTATGAATATTCAGTCCTGA
- a CDS encoding collagen-like protein encodes MTFLPPFGPGGGFGGPGFPGGPGGPGGMPGPPSFPGGGGGGPQGVQAPPGPPPSFTPQQPATLYAVDPRAISGCLFRYTYIWPDRGPGFWMYPVFVGRNSVAGFRWNGFFWLYTGIDLQRISSFSCF; translated from the coding sequence ATGACATTTTTACCTCCTTTTGGACCTGGTGGAGGGTTTGGTGGACCTGGGTTTCCCGGAGGACCAGGAGGACCGGGTGGAATGCCTGGTCCGCCATCGTTTCCCGGGGGTGGAGGCGGCGGACCACAAGGCGTGCAGGCACCTCCCGGGCCGCCACCATCATTCACTCCACAGCAACCCGCTACCTTGTATGCTGTAGATCCAAGGGCCATATCCGGCTGTCTGTTTCGCTACACATATATTTGGCCGGATCGTGGTCCCGGCTTCTGGATGTACCCGGTATTTGTAGGTAGAAATTCGGTGGCTGGTTTCCGCTGGAATGGATTCTTCTGGCTATACACCGGCATTGATCTGCAGCGAATCAGTTCGTTTAGCTGTTTCTAG